One stretch of Halobaculum marinum DNA includes these proteins:
- the purD gene encoding phosphoribosylamine--glycine ligase yields MTETVLLVGGGGREHAIARALADDAALYACASNRNPGIAALADGFETADERDADAIVAYAEDVGADLAVIGPESALEAGVADALDEAGVYTFGPRADEARIETDKAFQRRFMDDHDVPGNPDFATFDDAEAAADYVAEYDGDVAVKPVGLTGGKGVRVTGDQLTTEAAVDYILDAEWDEWVIEERLVGEEFTVQAFVADGEVRTTPAVQDHKRAYEGDEGPNTGGMGSYTDTGLTLPFMDEGDYDAAVDVIEAVVDALPEYKGVLYGQFMLTAEGPKVVEFNARFGDPEAMNTLPVLETPFLDVLTAARDGDSLPELDFSGEATVCKYAVPAGYPVEPDAGARIEVDESSVGDALLFYASVDQREDGLYTTTSRSFAVVGHGDSIADAEADAEAALSMVDEGFHVRHDIGTADLVQSRVDHMAELRGE; encoded by the coding sequence ATGACGGAGACCGTGCTCCTCGTCGGCGGCGGCGGTCGCGAACACGCCATCGCCCGCGCGCTGGCCGACGACGCCGCCCTGTACGCCTGTGCGAGCAACCGCAACCCCGGCATCGCCGCGCTCGCCGACGGCTTCGAGACGGCCGACGAACGCGACGCCGACGCCATCGTCGCGTACGCCGAAGACGTCGGCGCCGACCTCGCGGTCATCGGCCCGGAGTCCGCGCTGGAGGCGGGCGTCGCCGACGCACTCGACGAGGCCGGCGTGTACACGTTCGGGCCGCGCGCCGACGAGGCGCGCATCGAGACGGACAAGGCGTTCCAGCGGCGGTTCATGGACGACCACGACGTCCCCGGCAACCCGGACTTCGCGACGTTCGACGACGCCGAGGCCGCCGCCGACTACGTCGCCGAGTACGACGGCGACGTGGCGGTGAAGCCCGTGGGGCTCACCGGCGGGAAGGGCGTCCGCGTGACGGGCGACCAACTGACGACGGAGGCGGCGGTCGACTACATCCTCGACGCCGAGTGGGACGAGTGGGTCATCGAGGAGCGTCTCGTCGGCGAGGAGTTCACCGTCCAGGCGTTCGTCGCCGACGGCGAGGTGCGCACGACGCCCGCGGTGCAGGACCACAAGCGCGCCTACGAGGGCGACGAGGGGCCCAACACCGGCGGGATGGGGAGCTACACCGACACCGGACTGACGCTCCCGTTCATGGACGAGGGTGACTACGACGCCGCCGTCGACGTCATCGAGGCGGTCGTCGACGCGCTCCCCGAGTACAAGGGCGTGCTGTACGGGCAGTTCATGCTCACTGCCGAGGGGCCGAAGGTGGTGGAGTTCAACGCCCGCTTCGGCGACCCCGAGGCGATGAACACCCTGCCCGTGCTGGAGACGCCGTTCCTCGACGTGCTGACGGCCGCTCGCGACGGCGACTCGCTCCCGGAGCTCGACTTCTCGGGGGAGGCGACCGTCTGCAAGTACGCGGTGCCCGCGGGCTACCCGGTCGAACCGGACGCCGGCGCGCGCATCGAGGTCGACGAGTCCAGCGTCGGCGACGCCCTCCTCTTCTACGCGAGCGTCGACCAGCGCGAGGACGGCCTGTACACGACGACCTCGCGCTCGTTCGCGGTCGTCGGCCACGGCGACTCCATCGCCGACGCCGAGGCGGACGCGGAGGCGGCACTGTCGATGGTCGACGAGGGGTTCCACGTCCGCCACGACATCGGCACGGCGGATCTGGTGCAGTCGCGCGTCGACCACATGGCCGAGTTGCGCGGCGAGTAA
- a CDS encoding thioredoxin domain-containing protein, which translates to MSDPTARNRLAEEASPYLRQHADNPVHWQPWDDDALAAARERDVPIFLSVGYSACHWCHVMEEESFEDEAVAEVLNEEFVPVKVDREERPDVDRVYQTVNHLVNGRGGWPLSVWLTPDGKPFYVGTYFPRDGRQGMPGFLEVCRNLANSWSDPDQRSDMEARAEQWTGAARDELESTGSDAPDVSDDGDAPTLADALPDADVLSDAVTAALRSADREYGGFGRQGPKFPQTGRLDLLMQAYARSGREEPLNVAVETLDAMAGGGLYDQVGGGFHRYCTDREWVVPHFEKMLYDNAELARVYLDAHRLVGRPTYARTAQETLAFMDRELSHPDGGFYGTLDADSGEGEGEFYVWTPDTVAEALEADGIDDEETVDLVCDRFGVESGGNFERGTTVLTRATPVDDLADEYDLSVDEVRERLMRARTALFDFREAERERPPRDEKVLAGWNGLAISAFAAGARTLDPALADRGERALSFVREHLWDGERLSRRYIEREGDAVGDGEVKGVGYLEDYAYLGRAALELYGVTGEVDHLAFALELARVVVDAFYDEADGTIYATPADGEELVVRPQEPTDASTPSSLGVATRLLLDLDVFTPDADFEAVAHDVLATHASAVTTSPLEHVTLALAAARAESGPFELTLACDDLPEEWWDTLASRYLPGVIVAPRPPTEDDLESWLDALDLSEAPPVWRGRDARDGAATAYACRDFTCSPPDHDLRAALEWAAGE; encoded by the coding sequence ATGAGCGATCCGACGGCGCGAAACCGGCTGGCGGAGGAGGCCAGTCCGTACCTGCGCCAGCACGCCGACAACCCGGTGCACTGGCAGCCGTGGGACGACGACGCGCTCGCCGCCGCCCGCGAGCGCGACGTGCCGATCTTCCTCTCGGTCGGCTACTCCGCGTGCCACTGGTGTCACGTGATGGAGGAGGAGTCGTTCGAAGACGAGGCCGTCGCCGAGGTACTCAACGAGGAGTTCGTCCCGGTGAAAGTCGACCGCGAGGAGCGCCCCGACGTCGACCGCGTGTACCAGACCGTGAACCACCTCGTGAACGGGCGGGGTGGGTGGCCCCTCTCCGTCTGGCTCACGCCCGACGGAAAGCCGTTCTACGTTGGGACGTACTTCCCCCGCGACGGGCGCCAGGGGATGCCGGGCTTCCTCGAGGTCTGTCGCAACCTCGCGAACTCGTGGAGCGACCCCGACCAGCGGTCGGACATGGAGGCGCGCGCCGAGCAGTGGACCGGCGCCGCGCGCGACGAGTTGGAGTCGACCGGGAGCGACGCGCCCGACGTGAGCGACGACGGCGACGCGCCGACGCTCGCAGACGCGCTCCCCGACGCGGACGTGCTCTCGGACGCCGTGACGGCAGCGCTGCGCAGCGCCGACCGCGAGTACGGCGGCTTCGGGCGGCAGGGGCCGAAGTTCCCCCAGACGGGGCGCCTCGACCTCCTCATGCAGGCGTACGCGCGCAGCGGCCGCGAGGAACCGCTGAACGTCGCCGTCGAGACGCTCGACGCGATGGCCGGCGGCGGCCTGTACGACCAGGTGGGCGGCGGCTTCCACCGCTACTGCACCGACCGTGAGTGGGTGGTCCCCCACTTCGAGAAGATGCTGTACGACAACGCCGAGTTGGCGCGCGTCTACCTCGACGCCCACCGCCTCGTGGGGCGCCCGACGTACGCCCGGACCGCACAGGAGACGCTCGCGTTCATGGACCGCGAGTTGTCCCACCCCGACGGCGGCTTCTACGGTACCCTCGACGCCGACTCCGGCGAGGGCGAGGGCGAGTTCTACGTGTGGACACCCGACACCGTCGCCGAGGCACTCGAAGCCGACGGTATCGACGACGAGGAGACGGTCGACCTGGTCTGTGACCGGTTCGGCGTCGAATCGGGCGGCAACTTCGAGCGGGGCACGACGGTGCTCACGCGGGCGACCCCCGTCGACGACCTCGCCGACGAGTACGACCTGTCCGTCGACGAGGTGCGCGAGCGCCTGATGCGCGCCCGCACCGCGTTGTTCGACTTCCGGGAGGCCGAGCGCGAGCGCCCGCCGCGCGACGAGAAGGTGCTCGCGGGGTGGAACGGACTGGCTATCTCGGCGTTCGCCGCGGGCGCCCGGACGCTCGACCCGGCGCTGGCGGATCGGGGCGAGCGCGCGCTGTCGTTCGTGCGCGAGCACCTGTGGGACGGCGAGCGTCTCAGCCGCCGCTACATCGAACGCGAGGGCGACGCCGTCGGCGACGGCGAGGTGAAGGGCGTCGGCTACCTGGAGGACTACGCCTACCTCGGGCGGGCGGCGCTGGAGTTGTACGGCGTCACCGGCGAGGTGGACCACCTCGCGTTCGCGCTGGAGTTGGCGCGGGTCGTCGTCGACGCGTTCTACGACGAGGCCGACGGCACCATCTACGCGACACCCGCCGACGGCGAGGAGCTCGTCGTCCGCCCACAGGAGCCCACCGACGCCTCCACCCCGTCGAGCCTCGGGGTGGCGACGCGTCTCCTGCTCGACCTCGACGTGTTCACACCGGACGCCGACTTCGAGGCGGTCGCCCACGACGTGCTCGCGACCCACGCGAGCGCGGTGACGACCTCGCCGCTGGAGCACGTGACGCTGGCGCTGGCGGCCGCCCGCGCCGAGAGCGGCCCGTTCGAGTTGACGCTCGCGTGCGACGACCTGCCCGAGGAGTGGTGGGACACGCTCGCGAGTCGCTACCTCCCGGGTGTGATCGTCGCGCCCCGGCCGCCGACCGAGGACGACCTGGAGTCGTGGCTCGACGCGCTCGACCTGTCGGAAGCGCCGCCGGTGTGGCGGGGACGCGACGCCCGGGACGGGGCGGCGACGGCGTACGCCTGCCGCGACTTCACCTGCTCGCCGCCGGACCACGACCTGCGCGCGGCGCTGGAGTGGGCTGCCGGCGAGTGA
- a CDS encoding DUF5804 family protein, giving the protein MTTVCLVGDPEADLRFELLSRETARDALATYDLRSPFENSLALDTVSLGAAVSLCNDLNWYLVRFVDEVLIREPSVSTDEWLSRDLATAVRNDAIRREETDQFLKVYGVEEGRLVEPMYLARADGVELPEYDLRDVEETVGVRVTREEFEG; this is encoded by the coding sequence ATGACCACGGTCTGTCTCGTCGGCGACCCCGAGGCCGACCTGCGCTTCGAGTTGCTCTCGCGGGAGACGGCGCGGGACGCGCTCGCCACCTACGACCTGCGCTCGCCGTTCGAGAACTCGCTGGCGCTCGACACCGTCAGCCTCGGCGCCGCGGTGTCGCTGTGCAACGACCTGAACTGGTACCTCGTCCGCTTCGTCGACGAGGTGCTGATCCGGGAGCCGTCCGTCTCCACCGACGAGTGGCTCTCGCGCGACCTCGCGACGGCAGTCCGCAACGACGCTATCCGCCGCGAGGAGACGGACCAGTTCCTGAAAGTGTACGGCGTCGAGGAGGGCCGACTGGTGGAGCCGATGTACCTCGCGCGCGCCGACGGTGTCGAGTTGCCGGAGTACGACCTCCGCGACGTCGAGGAGACGGTCGGCGTCCGGGTGACGCGCGAGGAGTTCGAGGGCTGA